The following proteins are encoded in a genomic region of Gemmatimonas sp.:
- a CDS encoding sigma-70 family RNA polymerase sigma factor, whose amino-acid sequence MSSATPLLPRIAAGDELAVRECVERYGALIWSLVRRWSPDPRDADDAVQEVFVDLWRSAARYEPTRSTEAGWVAMVTRRRLIDRLRRRQRAVELEPLPDDFDLAHDEQSDDARDDRVERARAALRALPEAQRTILELSLLHGRTHDEIAKATNTPLGTVKSHIRRGLQRARAMLQHANDLHQATDATNEEHDS is encoded by the coding sequence ATGTCGAGCGCCACCCCGTTGCTGCCACGGATCGCGGCGGGCGACGAGCTGGCGGTGCGCGAGTGCGTCGAGCGCTATGGGGCGCTGATCTGGTCGCTGGTACGACGCTGGTCGCCAGACCCGCGTGACGCCGACGATGCGGTGCAGGAGGTGTTCGTCGATCTCTGGCGCAGTGCCGCGCGATATGAACCCACGCGCTCCACGGAGGCGGGTTGGGTGGCGATGGTGACGCGTCGCCGGCTGATCGATCGCTTGCGCCGGCGGCAGCGGGCGGTGGAACTCGAGCCGCTCCCCGACGATTTCGATCTGGCTCACGATGAACAATCCGACGATGCGCGCGACGATCGCGTGGAGCGCGCGCGGGCGGCGTTGCGGGCGTTGCCCGAGGCGCAGCGTACGATCCTGGAGCTGTCGCTGCTGCATGGCCGCACGCACGATGAGATCGCCAAGGCCACGAATACGCCGTTGGGTACGGTGAAGTCGCACATCCGTCGCGGGCTGCAGCGTGCGCGGGCGATGCTACAGCACGCGAACGACCTGCATCAGGCGACGGACGCGACGAACGAGGAGCACGACTCATGA
- a CDS encoding anti-sigma factor, translating to MTRKENDGPDIATRDELLIGELTAALAAESMSAQDALPPGVAARAIAAGEVIVPLKPTFAPYNTVVVLPPAPSPEASAPTATATSAPARRSFAVWGGWLAAAAMLALWARGPAAPPAVVAAVPATSSAAASWVRDSLIAVDSAITRIAWAPTADSTALGASGDVVWSTRAQRGVMRLIGLKSNDARRWQYQLWIFDKTRDQRYPVDGGVFDVPAGATEVFVPINARVPVGSAVMFAVSVEAPGGVVVSTRERVALLAAL from the coding sequence ATGACCAGGAAGGAGAACGACGGACCGGATATCGCTACCCGGGACGAGCTGCTGATCGGCGAGCTCACGGCCGCGCTGGCGGCGGAGTCGATGTCGGCGCAGGACGCGCTGCCGCCTGGCGTTGCCGCGCGCGCCATTGCCGCGGGCGAGGTGATCGTACCGCTCAAGCCCACGTTCGCGCCGTACAACACGGTGGTGGTGTTGCCACCGGCCCCTTCGCCGGAGGCCAGCGCGCCGACGGCGACTGCGACCTCTGCGCCCGCGCGCCGATCGTTCGCGGTGTGGGGCGGCTGGTTGGCCGCCGCGGCGATGTTGGCGTTGTGGGCACGCGGGCCCGCTGCGCCGCCTGCCGTCGTCGCGGCGGTGCCTGCCACATCATCGGCTGCTGCGTCGTGGGTGCGCGATTCACTGATTGCGGTGGATTCTGCCATCACCCGAATCGCTTGGGCGCCGACCGCCGATTCCACCGCACTCGGCGCCAGTGGCGACGTGGTGTGGAGCACGCGCGCGCAGCGCGGCGTGATGCGTTTGATCGGGCTCAAGTCGAACGACGCGCGCCGATGGCAGTATCAACTGTGGATCTTCGACAAGACACGAGATCAACGCTATCCGGTAGACGGCGGTGTGTTCGACGTGCCGGCCGGCGCGACCGAAGTGTTCGTGCCGATCAACGCCCGAGTGCCGGTAGGAAGCGCGGTGATGTTCGCGGTGTCGGTCGAAGCGCCCGGCGGCGTGGTGGTGAGCACCCGCGAACGGGTGGCGCTGCTGGCCGCGTTGTAG